The following are from one region of the Panthera tigris isolate Pti1 chromosome X unlocalized genomic scaffold, P.tigris_Pti1_mat1.1 chrX_random_Un_scaffold_119, whole genome shotgun sequence genome:
- the LOC122236294 gene encoding melanoma-associated antigen 9-like: MAGAPGSQSHQGSSSPDEEGSSTWGAPAGAQASLPDALRVKVAGLVLLLLLKYRTKQPTTRAEMLAAVSRDDRDRFPVIFRRACEYLQLVFGVDVKEVDPREHSYVLVSILGLSCDGTPSGRDGMPKTSLLVLVLWVILLEDDRAPEEAVWEALGVMGVYAGREHVFYGEPRELLTEVWVQEGYLEYRQVPGSEPARYEFLWGPRAHAETSGAQVLQHILAVNSRQPGVSVSVRRGCEP, from the coding sequence atGGCAGGCGCTCCGGGGAGCCAGTCCCACCAGGGCTCCAGCAGCCCCGATGAGGAGGGGTCGAGCACCTGGGGGGCCCCGGCAGGGGCCCAGGCCTCGCTCCCAGATGCGCTCCGCGTGAAGGTGGCCGgcctggtgctgctgctgctcctcaaGTATCGCACCAAGCAGCCGACCACACGGGCGGAGATGCTGGCGGCGGTCAGCCGAGATGACCGGGACCGCTTCCCCGTGATCTTCCGCCGAGCCTGCGAGTATCTGCAGCTGGTCTTTGGAGTCGACGTGAAGGAAGTGGACCCCCGCGAGCACTCCTACGTCCTGGTCAGCATCCTGGGCCTCAGCTGCGATGGGACGCCGAGTGGTAGGGACGGCATGCCCAAGACCAGCCTCCTGGTGCTGGTCCTGTGGGTGATCCTCCTGGAGGACGACCGTGCCCCTGAGGAGGCGGTGTGGGAAGCGCTGGGGGTCATGGGGGTGTATGCCGGCAGGGAGCACGTATTCTATGGGGAGCCCAGGGAGCTGCTGACCGAAGTCTGGGTGCAGGAAGGGTACCTGGAGTACCGGCAGGTGCCCGGCAGCGAGCCCGCACGCTACGAGTTCCTGTGGGGTCCCAGGGCCCACGCAGAAACCAGCGGCGCGCAGGTGCTGCAGCACATCCTCGCGGTCAACAGCAGGCAGCCCGGGGTCTCCGTGTCTGTCCGAAGAGGCTGTGAGCCATGA